AGAATACCAATTCCAATCGTCCATCGCAGTGAAATATACGTCAGCTTCGGGCGAATTTTCATCTTTGAACGCCTTGGTTTCGGGCATCGGAATAATGAGGCAGGATTTAGAAATTTCCTCCGTATTATTCGAGTCCGGATTTTTGGGAGCGGCATAAGAAACTATTTGTTGCGGATGCAGGATATTTTTCCCTTTTAAAATTTTCCACGAGCCGTAAATTTTTCCCTGTTCATCGAAAAAATATTCCTTTGTTTGCGTCTCATCAATCAGGTAGTCGCCAAAATCTTTAAATTTCCCCGAAGTCGGTAACTTCATCATTTCGGTGACGAAGTCGCCGTCTGTATCAAACCTCGCCTGATTTTTTACTTCCCCATTTTTCAGATACATGATAGTTCCGCCGTTCGCAATGTAGAGGTGCTGCACCAAGTCGCGCGGATTTTTAGATGGAATTTGCTTTTGATCTGATTCTGTATTTTTTATTTCTTTCTTCTGAAACTCAGGAACGGGCGCCGGAATTTTCTTTTCGGAATTCTTGTCGTGGCAGCATTACAGGGAGAAAATCAGGATTAAACAGGTAAAATACTTCATTGGTTTTGTTTTAAATAAAAATTTGTGAGTTGCAGATTTTGTCTGTCTAAATTAATGAAAATTAGGAATTTAATTCCTAGCTTGTCATCAAAAAAATCTTAACTTCCGGACAGGAAAAAGAAACGAAAATAGCGGTAAGGATTTGTTTTTCACAGTTACAGGTATTGGTTGATAAAACTCAGTTCGATGATGAAGTTTTCGGGCGCTTCCTTGGAATAATATATTTTTGTTACGGGATTCATTGCGATGCAGATTTTTGTATTTTCTTCGGAAAACGGGAAAACTTCCGCCCTTCGGTAGTGTTTGGAACCGATCTTTATTTTTAAATATACCACACATTCGTGCTGCAGCACCGGTTTCGGCATGCTGCTGTCCTTTACCGAAAAAATTTCTTCATACGCACGAGAAAGTCCGGGAATTTCCTCGCTGTATTCCGAAATCCCAATGACACTTTTTTTCAGATCTATTTCAATTACTTCCCTATTTTTCAGCTGGAAATTTGCGGGTTCAGAATTGGTTTCAGGAATTTCTTTTCTGAAGAAATTTTCATAAATGACAATAACCACATAAGGTATAATCAGCAGTGGAATACAGCGTACCACTCTGCATTATCACCGACAAACTGCACCGTATTTCACCAAAAATCAACTGCTTCCAGATTGGACGGCGTATTCTCATTGCAGGTTAAAAATTCCGGCAGCACCGCCCAAAAGTAAAATGCCACAGGAAGCACCAACAATACTGAAATAAACATCAGAAACATCAGCATTTTTAATTCTTTTTTTAATGCATTCTTTTTTAGTGAACAAAATAATCTTCTTCTCTATTAATACGTTTCAAAAGAGAAGCGATATGTGACATTGTAAATAGTCCGTCTAAATTAATGAAAATTAGGAATTTAAAGGATATTTGTTTTGCAAGTAAGCTTCACTGATATTTTGACAAAGTTTTTTATTTTTACTAGCGTCGGATATAACCAAAAATTTTTCATAATTGTTGATTTTAAATGCTGTTATAAATAAAAACAATTGTATTTATTTTAGCATTAATCAGTTTAGGCTGTAAAATAAAAAAAAGGGATCATGCTCAAAACTTGGGGAGAAAAATTTGAAATTGATAAATTTGCCTCATGGCGAATGATACTGAATTCCTAAAATTATTGCTACCGGAATATTTGGTTGAGCATTTCGACATTATCAAATTCGAGGAAATAGACGGCCTATTGCACATTTACTTCGAGGAAAAGAGTTCAAGACCAAAGGAGTTTTCCTCGCTAACTCTCCAATCCAAGGGATTTCTTCCCGAGATTACCGTGGACGACTTCCCGCTTCGGGGAAAACCCGTGAAGCTCCACGTCAGCCGGAGGAGGTGGACCGACACCAAGAACGGCGCGATACTGCAGAGAGATTGGAACCTGATCGCCAAGGGAACACGCATGACACAGGATTTTGCGGAGTTCTTAAAAAAAATCAGCCGATACTAAGGCGCTCCCATTGGAGACCATCGGCGAGATGTATGGGGTAAACGGCAAAAAATTCCGAAGACAATATAAAAAATCCATAAGCGAATTTAGAAACTGGGAACAGAAACCTCATGCCGAAGACTGGGCATTATTCCCCGAAAACTGCACACCCTCGCTTTCCTTGGACGAGGTGGCGCTCTCCGACGGCGAGCTCTACACAATAATCACCTCTAAGGAAGCAAAGGGAAGAAGGCACAGCATAATAGCCATCATAAAGGGAACGCAGAGCGAGACAGTCATTGAGCGCGTCTCAAAAATCAGCAAAAAATTGAGAAAGAAGGTCAGGGAGGTCACACTCGACATGGCCGGCTCCATGAGACTCATCGCGAAAAGGTGCTTCCCCAATGCGGTACAGGTCATCGACCGCTTCCACGTTCAGAAACTTGCCATTGAGGCAGTCCAGGAACTAAGGATCCGGCACCGGTGGGAAGCCATCGAGCTAGAAAATGACGCCATCAAGAAAGCAAAAGAAGAAAAAATGAAGATGGATATCGAAGTCTTCGAAAACGGCGACACCAGAAAGCAGCTCCTTGCCAGAAGCAGATACCTGCTATATAAAAGCAGGGAAAAGTGGACCGGCTCGCAAAGCACCAGGGCAGGTATCTTATTTACAGAATATCCCGACCTGCACAAAGCATACGAACTATCTGACAAGCTCAGGAAGATATACAGCCAAAATATCCAAAAGTCCGTCGCCATGCTCAAACTCGCACACTGGTTCAAGGAGGTGGAAGACTCCGGGTTTAGGTCGTTCTCCACACTCACCAAGACGATAATGAACCACTACAGCGACATCCTAAACTATTTTGACCAAAGAAGCACAAACGCAGCAGCGGAATCGTTCAACGCAAAAATCAAAAACTTCAGAATGCAACTTAGAGGTGTAAAAGACAAGGCTTTCTTTTTGTTCAGATTATCTAAAATTTTTGCCTAGTCCCCAAGTTTTGTTACTGATCCCAAATATACCCAAATTATCACAAATATACAACAAAAAAACCGCCTCAGTTGCGAGACGGCTTCTTGATAAGTTTTGATTTCTTATTTGCGGAGAGAGAGGGAAATGAACTTTAATATAATCAACATAAATAGTTTTATATAATTATTCTATTATTCAACTAATTACATATATTTGCATAAGTAGATATATGTTTTTTATATGTCTAAATATAGAAGTATTAGCACCTATTTTAGCACCTATGAATTTCACCTTTAAGCTTAAAGAACCAAAGTCTGATAAAGAATCACTTATTTATTTTAGGACATATTTTGATAATGAAAAGAAAAATTTCATCTACTCTACTGGTGAAAAGATTCTGCCAGCTGAATGGGATTTCAAAAACAGATTGCCTAACGATCTTAATGGCAGAACCAAAAGAGCCGAGAATCATAGAAGTATTAAAAAACAACTAGACCGTTATAGCAATCACTTCACAGAGATTGTAAATCGCTATAAAAACATCAATGAAGAATTAACGGTGGATAAAATCAGACAAAGGTTTGATGAAGAATTTAAGAAGACAAAAGTAAAAGATGATTTTTTCAGAATTTATGATGAATTTATTGAAGAAAAAGAAAACGATTATACTGGAAATTCCATTTCAAAATCAACAAAAAACAGATATGAGTATAATAAAAAATTGCTCGAAGATTTTCAAGATAATAATAAGATTAAATTGAGCCTGGGAAATTTTGATGAAAAGGTTTATAACAAGTTTTTAAAATACTGTATTGAAACCAAAGACCACTCAGCCAATACAGTACACCGAAATGTTGGTTTATTAAAAACATTCCTTTATTGGGCATTAAACAAGAAATACACTTACAATAACAGTTTTATTAATTTCAAAAAACCTCCAAAATTCAGAACTGATGAAATTGCATTGAATATGGAACAGGTTGAAGCCATATACAATCACGATTTCAGCAAGAATAAGAAATTGGAGAAAGTTAGGGACTTATTTGTTTTTGGTTGTACCACAGGAATGCGGTTCGGAAACTATTCTTCCATTTCAAAAAATGATATTCAAGGTGATTTTATTAGAGTTATTGATCTCAAAAGTAAATCTAAAAATTTATCAATTCCTTTGAATAAGATTTCAAAGTCTATTCTTGAAAAATATGAATATAAATTACCAAGTATAACAAACCAAAAGATGAATGAATATATCAAGGAGGTTTTTAAGGAATTGGAGTTTACCGATGAAATAAAAAAAACGATGAAGTATGGTGATGAACTTGTTGAAAAAGAAACTGAATTTTGGAAAAGAATTTCAAGTCATACTGCACGAAGAAGTTTTATAACAATAATGAAAAATAATCGTGTTCCGGACAAGGTTATAATGTCATATACCGGTCATACAAGTTTGGAGGTGTTTAACGCATATTATAGACCAAGCGAGGAAGATAAAGTAAATTATATGAACGAAGTTTTTAAGTAATGGCAAAACAAATTGAATTTTACAATTTAGACAAAGAATACCCCGTTAATTATGAAATTTGGAAAGATTTTGCTGCTTTCTTTCTATACACAGGATATAAAATATTTTCATGGAAAGGAGGCTTTAAAAAACATAGTTATGAAGTAGTTAGAAGGGTGTATTATGAAGCAAATAACAAGATTGAAAAAGGAATTTCTTTTATTGATTTTGAAACAGCTAAAGATAGACTTTATAATAATTACAGTAGTTTCAGATATTATTTTGAACGGGCAGAGAAAATAACATCATTAGATTTCAAAAGTAAAATTGACTGGACAATATCGGAGGTATATAAAAATTTATCACCTCGAATTTCACTCAAAAACAGACTTGATATTGAATATGATTTTTATAAAAATTGCCATGATGTATTACTATGTAAAATCATAATTCATTATTACGCTATTAATCATCTAAATATTGAACCAAAAAGACTTATTCTTGATCCCTTGCTTTTGGAAGACCGTATTAGTGAAGAAAATGAACCTAAAAAATCTGAGGATAATTACAATGAATCTGAGGACATAAGCTCCTCATATCTGCTAACTTACGACGGAATCCTTTCTTTATCAAATGAACTAAGAAATATGTTTATTAATAAAGAGTTATTTGACAAAATTGATTTTTCAAAATTAAAAGAATACGATATTGTTTATGATTCAAGAAAAACTAATCTTGAATTAAACTTTCGTTACAAGACAGATTTAGTGATTATTCTAATTTTAATGAAGTCAAAAAACATTATTCAGTTTGCCAACAAAAAAGATATGAACAAAATCTTTAAAGAATGCTTCGGAAAAGAAATATCTGAAACAGTTTTTACAAATACAGAAATAAAATGGGCAACAAATAAAATGAATCAGAATGATTCCGATGCTTTTAAAAACGCCAATTTGTTTATAGATAATTATTTATTGACTTTATGAAGAAGTAAAGAATCCACATAAAATCCACTGGATTCATCAAATTTCATACAAACCCATCATTAGTATTGCATAAAATTTTTAAAACACATTTTATGCAAACTGCAAATCCATTTCAAACAATACTTGAGGAACTTGGCGAGGTCAAGCAACTTCTATACTCCATTCAAAAGGAGCCAGAACTAGAACTGCAGAAAAAATTCTATTCTTTTAAGGAAGCTGCAGAAATTCTTAAACTAGATTATCAAACCGTAAGGTCGCATGTCTTAAAAGGAAACATTCAAGCAGAAAAAATCGGAAGGTTTTATCGAATTAACCATCAGGACTTAATGGACGCGTTACACAGCGTAAAATCTTTAAAATATAAAAGATAACGCTATGAAAGAAATTGTTCCATATATCAGAATTGGCACAACTTATTACAAATTAATAGAGCGCCCACAAATTTCAGGGGATTCTACTGTGACTCTTGCTAAATGGTCAAGAGAAATCATTATCCAGGATCATGGAAAGAAATACATTTATGATATACCAAAATATGATGGATTCTGCTGTATTCCCAATCACTTAGGTTATAAGAAGACGATTGGTAATTTCTACAACATGTATAAAGAAATTCCAGTTCAACCCA
The sequence above is a segment of the Chryseobacterium taklimakanense genome. Coding sequences within it:
- a CDS encoding ISAon1 family transposase N-terminal region protein gives rise to the protein MANDTEFLKLLLPEYLVEHFDIIKFEEIDGLLHIYFEEKSSRPKEFSSLTLQSKGFLPEITVDDFPLRGKPVKLHVSRRRWTDTKNGAILQRDWNLIAKGTRMTQDFAEFLKKISRY
- a CDS encoding helix-turn-helix domain-containing protein gives rise to the protein MQTANPFQTILEELGEVKQLLYSIQKEPELELQKKFYSFKEAAEILKLDYQTVRSHVLKGNIQAEKIGRFYRINHQDLMDALHSVKSLKYKR
- a CDS encoding ISAon1 family transposase; translation: METIGEMYGVNGKKFRRQYKKSISEFRNWEQKPHAEDWALFPENCTPSLSLDEVALSDGELYTIITSKEAKGRRHSIIAIIKGTQSETVIERVSKISKKLRKKVREVTLDMAGSMRLIAKRCFPNAVQVIDRFHVQKLAIEAVQELRIRHRWEAIELENDAIKKAKEEKMKMDIEVFENGDTRKQLLARSRYLLYKSREKWTGSQSTRAGILFTEYPDLHKAYELSDKLRKIYSQNIQKSVAMLKLAHWFKEVEDSGFRSFSTLTKTIMNHYSDILNYFDQRSTNAAAESFNAKIKNFRMQLRGVKDKAFFLFRLSKIFA
- a CDS encoding tyrosine-type recombinase/integrase, with the translated sequence MNFTFKLKEPKSDKESLIYFRTYFDNEKKNFIYSTGEKILPAEWDFKNRLPNDLNGRTKRAENHRSIKKQLDRYSNHFTEIVNRYKNINEELTVDKIRQRFDEEFKKTKVKDDFFRIYDEFIEEKENDYTGNSISKSTKNRYEYNKKLLEDFQDNNKIKLSLGNFDEKVYNKFLKYCIETKDHSANTVHRNVGLLKTFLYWALNKKYTYNNSFINFKKPPKFRTDEIALNMEQVEAIYNHDFSKNKKLEKVRDLFVFGCTTGMRFGNYSSISKNDIQGDFIRVIDLKSKSKNLSIPLNKISKSILEKYEYKLPSITNQKMNEYIKEVFKELEFTDEIKKTMKYGDELVEKETEFWKRISSHTARRSFITIMKNNRVPDKVIMSYTGHTSLEVFNAYYRPSEEDKVNYMNEVFK